A portion of the Cyanobium sp. PCC 7001 genome contains these proteins:
- the deoC gene encoding deoxyribose-phosphate aldolase: MTRDLPDLAPLIDHALLDPLQGAEAIHRCCDEARHYGFAGVCVASRWVAEARRRLPIEAQGRGTTPRLISVVGFPFGAVPSAVKRAEAEAAADAGADELDVVPDFGALVDGNSTAVLDELAAICELGPAVKVILEAGRLEPEPLALLVEISIDAGARFLKTGSGFGPPVTIDQVKHLQELARGRAGVKASGGIAALEQALELVEAGASRLGTSRGVALMQALRT; the protein is encoded by the coding sequence GTGACCCGCGACCTCCCCGACCTGGCTCCCCTGATCGACCACGCCCTGCTGGACCCCCTGCAGGGGGCCGAGGCCATCCACCGCTGCTGTGATGAGGCCCGCCACTACGGCTTCGCCGGGGTGTGCGTGGCCTCCCGCTGGGTCGCCGAAGCGCGGCGACGCCTGCCGATCGAGGCCCAGGGCCGGGGCACCACGCCCCGGCTGATCAGCGTGGTGGGATTCCCGTTCGGAGCCGTTCCCAGCGCGGTGAAGCGGGCCGAGGCCGAGGCCGCCGCCGACGCCGGGGCCGATGAGCTGGATGTGGTTCCCGATTTCGGCGCCCTGGTGGACGGCAACAGCACGGCGGTGCTCGATGAGCTCGCCGCCATCTGCGAACTGGGCCCGGCCGTGAAGGTGATCCTGGAGGCCGGACGGCTGGAGCCGGAGCCGCTGGCCCTGCTGGTGGAGATCAGCATCGATGCCGGGGCCCGCTTCCTCAAGACCGGCAGCGGCTTCGGACCGCCCGTGACCATCGATCAGGTGAAGCACCTGCAGGAGCTGGCCCGGGGCCGGGCCGGGGTGAAGGCCTCCGGTGGCATCGCGGCGCTGGAGCAGGCTCTGGAGCTGGTGGAGGCAGGCGCCAGCCGGCTCGGCACCAGCCGCGGGGTGGCGCTGATGCAGGCCCTGCGGACCTGA
- a CDS encoding MFS transporter, whose translation MSGRPQGSAPAAASGLQAVLALPDFRLLWLGQIFSQLADKFYIVLMVFLIAQTWVQGVPDANPALAEAASAIRMDLPETRAQMITLLATGIYVANTVPAMLLGTVAGVWADRWPKRTVMVASNGLRAALVLAVPLCLVQSPLWLGLSVGYWGLVLMTFLESVLTQFFAPAEQAAIPKLVPPQHLLAANSLYQATSMAATIVGFALGDPILRLLRSALAGLGIDGGEFLLLPACYGLAAVTISRIRWQESPRQTSRSSVWEEIQQGVAVLRERPRVASAMGQLVLLYSLLAALYVLAISLASAVQGLGPTRFGTLLAMSGLGLAVGAVAVAQLGQLLNRRHLAAAGLATIGWSLLLLGQLRGNLTFTLLLCAVLGVGAAMLAIPAQTTIQEDTPEAMRGKVFGLQNNLINIALSLPLVLAGTVVSRWGLLPVLWALASIALLAALAERPWRRC comes from the coding sequence TTGTCCGGCCGTCCTCAGGGCTCCGCACCCGCAGCGGCCAGCGGCCTGCAGGCCGTGCTGGCCCTGCCGGACTTCCGCCTGCTCTGGCTGGGGCAGATCTTCTCCCAGCTGGCGGACAAGTTCTACATCGTGCTGATGGTGTTCCTGATCGCCCAGACCTGGGTGCAGGGAGTGCCGGATGCCAATCCCGCCCTGGCCGAGGCCGCCTCGGCGATCCGCATGGATCTTCCCGAGACCCGGGCCCAGATGATCACTCTGCTGGCCACCGGCATCTACGTGGCCAACACCGTGCCGGCCATGCTGCTCGGCACTGTTGCCGGCGTCTGGGCGGATCGCTGGCCCAAGCGCACCGTGATGGTGGCCTCCAACGGCCTGCGGGCCGCTCTCGTGCTGGCCGTGCCGCTCTGCCTGGTGCAGAGCCCGCTCTGGCTGGGACTGAGCGTGGGCTACTGGGGGCTGGTGCTGATGACCTTCCTGGAGTCGGTGCTCACCCAGTTCTTCGCGCCGGCGGAGCAGGCGGCCATCCCCAAGCTGGTGCCACCCCAGCATCTGCTCGCGGCCAATTCGCTCTACCAGGCCACCAGCATGGCCGCCACGATCGTGGGGTTCGCCCTTGGCGATCCGATCCTGCGCCTGTTGCGCAGCGCCCTGGCGGGTCTCGGCATCGACGGGGGCGAGTTCCTGCTGCTGCCGGCCTGCTACGGCCTGGCCGCCGTGACGATCTCGCGAATCCGCTGGCAGGAATCTCCCCGCCAGACCAGCCGCAGCTCGGTGTGGGAAGAGATCCAGCAGGGTGTGGCCGTGCTGCGGGAGCGCCCCAGGGTGGCGAGTGCCATGGGACAGCTGGTGCTGCTCTACAGCCTGCTGGCGGCCCTCTACGTGCTGGCGATCAGCCTGGCCTCGGCGGTGCAGGGCCTGGGTCCCACCCGGTTCGGCACCCTCCTGGCCATGAGTGGGCTGGGCCTGGCCGTCGGGGCCGTGGCGGTGGCCCAGCTGGGGCAGCTGCTCAACCGGCGACACCTGGCGGCAGCCGGGCTGGCCACGATCGGCTGGAGTCTGCTGCTGCTGGGCCAGCTGCGGGGCAATCTCACCTTCACCCTGCTGCTCTGCGCCGTGCTGGGGGTGGGGGCCGCCATGCTGGCCATCCCGGCCCAGACCACCATCCAGGAAGACACTCCTGAAGCGATGCGGGGCAAGGTCTTCGGCCTGCAGAACAACCTGATCAACATCGCCCTGAGTCTTCCCCTGGTGCTGGCGGGCACGGTGGTGAGCCGCTGGGGCCTGCTGCCGGTGCTCTGGGCCCTGGCCTCCATCGCCCTGCTGGCGGCTCTGGCGGAGCGTCCATGGCGGCGCTGTTAG
- the recO gene encoding DNA repair protein RecO: MPETQLEGLALSCRPLGESDRLLTLLSEEDGLTRLAVPGARKPRSSLAAAVPLAHLRLQVGGRSGLRRVRQLRVVRNYSQLAERLETLAAAQALAELCLGLVPGDAPAPGMLGSMLMQLGRLEQQVRERSDSLEALALAVQGSVHLLALGGYALPLVQCSRTGQRLDPPLGNWDWRCSLVPSEGFVLGAVAGARVVLNASELALLQRLPRPALPRRRDGSLMGPEAVWLHLLELVECWCGEHLQRRPRAFRLLRLGLQSAPASS; this comes from the coding sequence GTGCCCGAGACCCAGCTGGAAGGATTGGCGCTGAGCTGCAGGCCCCTCGGGGAGAGTGACCGGCTGCTCACCCTGTTGAGCGAAGAGGACGGGTTGACCCGCCTGGCGGTGCCGGGGGCCCGCAAGCCCCGCAGCAGCCTCGCCGCGGCCGTGCCTCTGGCCCACCTCCGCCTGCAGGTGGGGGGACGCTCCGGGCTGCGGCGGGTGCGCCAGCTGCGGGTGGTGCGCAACTACAGCCAGCTGGCGGAACGGCTCGAAACCCTGGCCGCCGCCCAGGCCCTGGCCGAGCTCTGTCTGGGGCTGGTGCCGGGCGACGCCCCGGCCCCGGGGATGCTGGGCTCGATGCTGATGCAGCTGGGCAGGCTCGAGCAGCAGGTGCGCGAACGCTCCGACAGCCTCGAGGCCCTGGCCCTGGCCGTGCAGGGGTCGGTGCACCTGCTGGCCCTCGGCGGCTACGCGCTGCCGCTGGTGCAGTGCAGCCGCACAGGCCAGAGGCTCGATCCTCCCCTGGGCAACTGGGACTGGCGGTGCAGCCTGGTGCCCAGCGAAGGGTTCGTGCTCGGTGCCGTGGCCGGAGCGCGGGTGGTGCTCAATGCCTCGGAACTGGCCCTGCTGCAGCGGCTGCCCCGGCCGGCCCTGCCCCGCCGCCGCGACGGGTCCCTGATGGGCCCGGAGGCGGTGTGGCTGCATCTGCTGGAACTGGTGGAGTGCTGGTGCGGGGAGCACCTGCAACGGCGGCCGCGCGCCTTCCGTCTGCTGCGCCTGGGGCTGCAGTCCGCCCCTGCGTCATCATGA